A region of the Scatophagus argus isolate fScaArg1 chromosome 19, fScaArg1.pri, whole genome shotgun sequence genome:
aaaagaaaatgttaactCTTTCTCCTTTTAGCATGTGCGTGTGATCTCCTGTTCAGACTTTTGCAGTGAGTGTAGCATTAAGACAGCTGTGTCATGTCTGCTGCAGTGATGACACTGCTGACATTCGTATTAACTCAAAGAACACgcacaaacatatacacatgtGGGAGCACTCTTAAATCAGATGTGTTACAGACacaaacttttttctttctctctcacacacacacacacagcctcacttCGTACACATTCATCTTGCTTTGGAGTACATCCAACTAACTTACTTGAACTGCTTTAGTTGGATTTCCTATAGTTGTGAGTAACCATTTAACTGCCTTGGTTTCATGGGTAAAACCTCAGATTTATCTGCAAAATCTGTATGAAAAACCCATCTGTATGACAAACCTTGATGATTGGCAAAATTAATGGGAAATACTGTCAACATATTCCCAGGAAATCTGTTCCCTTGTGCAAATATGCTGACATCAGCAGTTTTAGGACTTAATTGAatcattttactgttaaaaatgattcatgtgttttcacttgGAAGAAACGCTTCTCACTAGCAGTCAACTAAATCTATGTAACAGTTTGGGCAAAAATCATACCTCATCAAGTTGTAATGCAGCATGATGGCTCAAAGACAAATATAAGAAAAACCTAATGTTGCGTTAATGGGTCCATAGTTCTCCATATAGTTTTCCTTATAAAACCTCTTACCCGAAGTTGTGTTAATGTATAAATATGTAGATATGAGTGTATATATATAAGGAAACAGCTGGTGACACATTATAATGTGGAGTAGACTGAAGTATGGTTTCACCTTTGGGTATGTCATCACTCAGTACGTCCAAGAAGTCAATAGCTGGGTTCAGTTCACCCATTTCCAGGATGGATTTCTTCTTCAAATTCTTTGGTTTGCTGAAGTGAAAGAAGCTGTCAAGCTTTCCTGCTTCTGAGTAAGACagacctgaaacacaaagcagggCTAATAAATTAACCAAATAATTTTGAGAAGTGTTGTGAAATAGTTCCTAAAAATGATGATTCTCATATCCGTCCAGTGAAATACCACATTTTAACCAGACTTTATGAAACACCTCAGGGTCATTCATATGCAGCAGCTAATGTTAATGCTCCACAGTGACACATGGCAGAGTGTTATACATTTACCACTAAAGCTGCGGTTGATCTGGACCAGGTCATGTGGACTCTTGAGAAAAGCGCCACGGGGCACCACAGACACTTCCTCATCGATCTGATGAACTGCCACTGCCAGTCTCGTCTCCTCGCTGACTTTGGTCTGAAACCAAGAACCCGTCACTACGCTGTCACTTCATGACTGCATAGATAGACAAAATATAATCACTGAAAAATGTCAGCTATGAAATTAAGGCTGCATTTCTCTTTTGCACTAATTCTTCATGAATAAAAATGGTTGTTTATTGCAGAGGTAGCTGACCTGAAGTACTGTGCACCTAAAGATATATGTTGGCAAAGTAGGACATTGTCTCTacagctttgttttcttctttttactgtATGCTTAATTTTGGTCCCAGATCCTTATTTGTCCAAAGAATAATTTATCACTTTCTATCACAATACTCTGACAACACTTGGTACGTGTGACTTGAAATCACTTTGAGTTTCATCTGGCAGCCTAATGTTTTCACTACACTCAGTTTGCAACTTCACAGATCTGATCACACTTACCACtacctcctcatctctctctcctcgcCTGAGGATCTCAGGATGTTCATACACATATGAGGGGTCTCCTGTGAAGCGAGCCTTTGCAGCCTTGGACATGTCCTCAATCATAGAGTCTGTGGCTGGGGGGAGCAAGAACCAGTCCATGCAGTTGAAACTGCAgataacacacaaaaccacatacAGATATTAAGAGCAAATAAATAGTAGCTACAATGCAGAATAATCACAACTGAGGCTATCTTACCTAtagaaattctttttgtcctgCAActcatcttctcctctcccctgaGCGATAAAATAATCCTCCTTTAATCCCCATATTTTGCCCCAAAACAAAACTCGATGGAACTTATAGTTTTTCTTCAGGATCACCAGGGAAGTCTGTAAAGCGGCTCTTTGTTCAACGCTTAAAGTATGTCCACTACCGGCAACGAGCTCCAACGAATAGTACAACGAATTTGAGTCCATTTTTTATGCAATAAACTACTTTAAAGTCAATATTAGTTACTTTAACGTTATCTGGCGTTTTAAACTAattgctagctagctaaccaAAGCTTTCAGGTCTGAACGCTAATGACAACAAACGTCGTTGCAATGGTTGTCATAGCAACGCGTCGTTGCTTTTGTGTGTTCTGAGTTCATTTCAAATAACTTTATTGGCATTAGCATGATGTTACGTATACACGTTAAATGTACAGGTGTCGCATTATTCTTTAATTGCTATGCAATACAACGCAATAAGCCACAGAACCATTTTATAGCCTAAAGTTGAATACAGTAACTTCCCCCTTTTtgccaatatttttttttgttttgttttgaatgctgCAGCTAAATATCACTGTCAAATTAGAAACAAGACGAAATTGTTAACGTTTCattttgggtgtgtttgtttgtggtgtttatACAAACCAGACCACGCGCGAGTTTGGTCTGACGTAATGCCCCATCCTTTCAAGAGTGTGCttgaaagaagaagacagacagagtgcATAAATATGGTCTCTATTTAAATTGTCGCTAGGAGTGAAAGTAATCACAGCTTCCGGTCTCATCCCACAGGCTACTGGTAAGTTATAAACTAAACTGCTGGTGTTTAAGTAGTGGTacaaactttcatttcactgagaTAGAACAACATGTAAAGTTAAAAACGTGTCACTATTATGATAACTAAAATCAGACACAATATCTTGTTATTGCCAATCAGTATTGGAAACATAAAACAATTTTAGGATAATGGTTCTACAGatgacagcaggaaaagcacaggtgtaactaGACCTCTCATGACGGCTCCATTCCACTGGCACCATTCCACTTAAGTGTCCTTAGACAGTGAGGACATATCACTTAATGTATAATAGCAGGGAACACCTAAACTGAACGTAGTCATCATTAATGTCCCACTGTGATAAGGCTAATGTTTGCTTTGACTCTTATAGTGTAGTTTTTGGAATAATCCTGTAACTTTCCTCTTCCTTACAGCCATAAAGTTgggcagttttttttcctctggcaGTTTCGACCAAAGTGTTTGGAAGACAGAATCGGTTAAGCCCTTTGCACAGCTGGCAGGATACATGCTTAGATCCCTCTAACATGACTGCATGGCACACGGGAATAGGGGTGGATACTGCTTGGAAATCATCTCCAAGTGCATTGCAATCATTGCATGCGTATCTGTGTTTCTCTGCGTATTATGGAATGGAAACAGCATGAGAGAGTGATGGTGCTCAGCTGAGCAGGTAATAACTAACAAATACATAATTGGAGATCATAATGTGAGGTTAATTTAAAAGTTTTCCCACAGCCATAATTCAGAGCAACTTACGGGCTTGTGACATGAACTCACAGCATACGGGAGGCTGTCTTTTTGGGGCTTACTGCAATTTCATGAGTAGGGTTTAGAGCcggaaaatgagaaaaaaggcacagtgtgtgtacagcgtgtggaactgtgtgtctgttttaggACTGAGGCTGCTGGGGTGAATTGGCCACAGTTGaaatagcaaaaaaaacacatgaaacatgatcTAGCATGGGAGAGCAGGAAGGATAGGATAGGCATCAGTGTATGCTGTGTGGTTTTGTCATTGTTgaatatttgcagttttttgttttttttttaaaatctgtttttcacttttatatttGCTTTTCAAGGGTGACATAGCAAAGGGTGCCTGTGATGTGATTCCCTGTCTGGTGAAACTGGGTGGGAGCGTGATGTTAAAATGGTctagtgtttgttttaaagtatTGCCAAACTTTGGTAAATGTGAGTGCCTACTGGTGAGGTTTACTTTCTTCGTTCATAAATTTCCagtatttcattcattttctccattCCCGTGCTGTCAGAAAGCTCCTTTGCTCTTTGCTCATAGTGCTGATTTAACTTCATGAGCTCAACACATGTAGCAGTCTATTCTGGATATGCAGATGAATTGAGTATTGCCAGATTCACTGATTCTCCTGTGCATTGCATGGAGCAAATCCAAAAGACACTAAATTGACATCAGTTGTTTAGTATATCCTGGCTCAGATCCAGCAGTCTTAGGCAGTGTAAGCAGTGTGAAGCTGGCTTAAGTTACACTTAGAAATACATGATTGGACTCTGTCCAACAAGTGGTTTtggacagtcagtcagtgttggaCTAATCTTGTGCTTGGTGGTCTTATTTTTGTCAGCTTGCTTGACAGCCTTGGCTCCCGCTGTATTAATTTAAGCCTGCTTTAGGACTTAAATGCCCCTGAAATCCAACTATTTTAGGGTTTCTACATTAGAGATGCAatttaaatgcacaaaaacaaaacgcaacacaaaacagaacaatgtTCTCAGTCATGCTGGATGGTGGTTTATTGCTGTTATTCTACACCACATGTCCTCATCACTTCAAGGTAACACatatcattttaatgaaatcaaACTTTGACTCTGATACTGTTTGTGGTTGGTATTTTTTAGCTACATTTTCGATTTGTAATAACCTCTTTATAAAACACTTGTCATTGTTACTGGCAGGAACTGCCATTCAAATTTCTTTCACATGCCTGGGTGATTCACAGGAAATGAAGTGTGTATGTAAAGCAGTTCTAGTCATTGTAATTTTATTTCGCTGACATCAGCCTTATTGTTTACTGCTCACTCAGTGTTGTATCAGCGCTGTATAAAGTTACTGCTAATGGAAATCCAGCAATTTCTACTGCTGCGGTGGTTAACTGGCTGAGTTAACATAAAGCAGCAGCAAGTGGGAAATGTGGTTTACTTGTCTTGTTAATCCTTTGAGTGTATGAAGGCAAGTAGGTCACCATCATGGGAATGGTGGACTAACAATTAAAACTAACCCATCTAAagagttattttaaaaaagtaaatacattGAATGACTATTGCAGAGAAAATGCAGAGTGTAAATTGTAAAAATTGTACAAAATCAGgtttgatttcatgaaaatcGGAAGAGCAGCTCCACTTGAGAACAGCAATCTGAAAAAAACGCAAACAGATTTTAATCACTGCCAATGTCCAATAATTCCCATGCTTGCCTATTTCTTCGACCCACTGCATTTCCAGAACTCTGTGTGTCGGCTGTAGCTTGTCCAAACAAAAGGGCCTCGGTCTGGAGTCACATGCTTCATCAGCAGTGGTGATTTCAGCTGTCTGGCCCTCTGCCCTTCTGGCTAATGTAGTCCACCAACAGAAAGGGGAGGGAGAGTGGGGTGACTTTTCTACAGAGTTCCCCACACAGAAGAGAGCACACAAGGACAGCCCCTCACCAACCCACCCACTcgctcacacagacaaacacactttgaGCTTGTGGCTCAGGATGGCACCTCATTAGAGCTGGCAGTCTAGGTGGAAGTTTTGGAGTTGGAAGTcttagtgacacacacacacacacacagacacaccactCCACTTCTGTTTCCCAATTGGCTGGGAAGGAAGTAATACTTGGAATGAAGtggtctgtttctgtcttggTCCCGCTGCTCTGGGAAACTCACCTCCCAGGCGACCAGCGTTGCCACGGCACTAATCCTGACGGACAAAAGATGGGAGTGCCACAGAGCACGATGCTGCCAGACACTCTGATTGGTTGGCACCATCCCACGC
Encoded here:
- the rsph9 gene encoding radial spoke head protein 9 homolog; this translates as MDSNSLYYSLELVAGSGHTLSVEQRAALQTSLVILKKNYKFHRVLFWGKIWGLKEDYFIAQGRGEDELQDKKNFYSFNCMDWFLLPPATDSMIEDMSKAAKARFTGDPSYVYEHPEILRRGERDEEVVTKVSEETRLAVAVHQIDEEVSVVPRGAFLKSPHDLVQINRSFSGLSYSEAGKLDSFFHFSKPKNLKKKSILEMGELNPAIDFLDVLSDDIPKGSWSLQFEGASRVCVLRSLLWLGLTFYHMPMTPQHGYIYIGDGTKNLDLPFML